One window of Phalacrocorax carbo chromosome 1, bPhaCar2.1, whole genome shotgun sequence genomic DNA carries:
- the LOC135311647 gene encoding uncharacterized protein LOC135311647 gives MRCRGAGAVPGRCRSHAGPAGRPAPGQSGQNTRPPRFQGFSSVAGAQLGFPLSAGSRSVGQGASRPAETEAARETLQQPRHPRAPCPGERRRGAGLRSGFDVSCSPRQLRAGGSEKAEGILRRPAPPGQRDLPMEVVPRREVVPRRDRGPELWVVEAPSPRGGGRLCEEVGRVLQKSSPAVGHAGRLMAEVGRQEKRECSVLTQKVLTAIGDCSAASRHLGCGSC, from the exons ATGCGCTGCCGAGGAGCCGGAGCGGTGCCGGGGCGGTGCCGGAGCCACGCCGGGCCAGCCGGCCGACCCGCTCCCGGCCAGTCTGGGCAGAACACGAGGCCGCCCCGTTTCCAGGGGTTTTCCTCCGTGGCCGGAGCCCAGCTCGGCTTCCCGCTGTCGGCCGGCTCCCGCAGCGTCGGCCAGGGCGCCTCCAGGCCGGCCGAAACCGAAGCGGCGCGGGAGACGCTCCAGCAGCCGCGACATCCAAGAGCCCCGTGCCCCGGGGAGAGGCGCCGAGGTGCCGGTTTGCGCTCCGGTTTTGACGTCTCGTGTTCTCCGCGGCAGCTCCGAGCGGGCGGTTCGGAGAAAGCCGAGGGAATCCTTCGCCGTCCCGCGCCTCCCGGTCAGCGGGACTTGCCGATGGAGGTGGTTCCTCGGCGGGAGGTGGTTCCTCGGCGGGACCGTGGTCCAG AGCTCTGGGTTGTGGAAGCTCCGTCCCCTCGCGGCGGTGGGCGTCTTTGTGAGGAGGTCGGCCGCGTTCTCCAAAAATCAAGCCCCGCGGTCGGACACGCCGGACGTCTGATGGCGGAGGTTGGGCGGCAGGAGAAACGCGAGTGTTCGGTACTTACCCAGAAG GTGCTGACGGCCATCGGCGATTGTTCAGCTGCCTCCCGCCACCTCGGCTGCGGTTCCTGCTGA
- the IRF5 gene encoding interferon regulatory factor 5 isoform X2: protein MNPPARRVRLKPWLVAQVSSQRYPGLQWLDPERRRFAIPWRHATRHPPAPQDHDTIFKAWAQETGKFTEGVDEPDPAKWKANLRCALNKSREFRLLFDGTKATPLQPYKVYELCEGPAEGTDGDDYGCSGEEDVSQLQKMTSLSIIVTDLEIKFQYRGRQVCVLTISNPHGCRLFHSSLEPTQEQVELFGPLTLEQVRFPATDAIPNEKQRFYTHQLLDVLDRGLILELQGQDIYAIRLCQCKVFWTGPCAARRAGPNPIEREKKTKLFSLEGFLNGLILFQKGQTSTPPPFEIFLCFGEEWPDQKPKEKKLITVQMATHPRREQHALQPCPRRPRPRARSSRRLPARADLKIKQIKTGGGGGGNPKRSPPHPPTPKKKTTTKLQTTKKLKKKKKKYIYLNSPSSRRRVFGRQPPGRTRGGGSGRAELCSHWVLLNLFETPPPLFSFFFSRKKQLFVCRGAGFVRVFPSVSRTVFLLRPRLLPGEAVFPPLLGGGVCSVGFVFFFLVGFFIICGVFFLIFFLPPPLGLFPCFGSRRAGSASAGRAGPSGRPPAPAGGAGPRLSWLAGRAGASEALGHDGLG from the exons ATGAaccccccggcgcggcgggtGCGGCTGAAGCCCTGGCTGGTGGCGCAGGTGAGCAGCCAGCGGTACCCGGGGCTGCAGTGGCTGGACCCCGAGCGGCGCCGCTTCGCCATCCCCTGGCGCCACGCCACCcgccacccccccgccccccaggacCACGACACCATCTTCAAG gCGTGGGCGCAGGAGACGGGGAAGTTCACGGAGGGGGTGGACGAGCCGGACCCGGCCAAGTGGAAGGCGAACCTGCGCTGCGCCCTCAACAAGAGCCGCGAGTTCCGCCTGCTCTTCGACGGCACCAAGGCCACCCCGCTCCAGCCCTACAAGGTCTACGAGCTCTGCGAGGGCCCGGCCGAGGGCACCG ATGGGGACGACTACGGCTGCAGCGGGGAGGAGGACGTCAGCCAG CTCCAGAAGATGACATCTCTGAGCATCATTG TGACCGACCTGGAGATCAAGTTCCAGTACCGCGGCCGCCAGGTCTGCGTCCTCACCATCAGCAACCCCCACGGCTGCCGCCTCTTCCACAGCAGCCTGGAGCCCACGCAGGAGCAGGTGGAGCTCTTCGGGCCGCTGACGCTGGAGCAGGTCCGCTTCCCCGCCACCGACGCCATCCCCAACGAGAAGCAGCGCTTCTACACCCACCAGCTCCTGGACGTGCTGGACCGGGGGCTCATCCTGGAGCTGCAGGGCCAGGACATCTACGCCATCCGCCTCTGCCAGTGCAAGGTCTTCTGGACGGGGCCCtgcgccgcccgccgcgccggccCCAACCCCATCGAGAGGGAGAAGAAGACCAAGCTCTTCAGCCTCGAGGGCTTCCTCAacg GCCTCATCCTGTTCCAGAAGGGCCAGACCAGCACCCCCCCGCCCTTCGAGATCTTCCTCTGCTTCGGCGAGGAGTGGCCGGACCAGAAACCCAAGGAGAAAAAACTCATCACGGTGCAG ATGGCTACACACCCCCGGAGGGAACAGCATGCGCTCCAGCCGTGCCCGCGCCGGCCCCGTCCCCGCGCTCGCTCcagccgccgcctccccgcgcGGGCCGaccttaaaataaagcaaataaaaacgggagggggggggggggggaaccccaaacGCAGcccgccccacccccccacccccaaaaaaaaaaccacaaccaaactccaaacaacaaaaaagctaaaaaagaagaagaaaaaatatatatatttgaacaGTCCGTCGTCCCGCCGGCGTGTGTTTGGGAGGCAGCCGCCAGGCAGGacgcggggtggggggtcggggagggcagagctctgcagccacTGGGTTTTACTAAATCTATTTGAAACCCCCCccccattattttctttttttttttcccggaAAAAACAATTGTTTGTCTGTCGGGGGGCGGGTTTTGTCCGTGTTTTCCCCTCCGTTTCACGGACGGTTTTTCTACTTCGCCCGCGTTTGCTGCCGGGTGAAGCCGTTTTCCCTCCACTCTTGGGTGGTGGGGTTTGCTcggttgggtttgtttttttttttttagttgggttttttattatttgtggggttttttttcttatttttttccttccccccccccttggtttgtttccttgtttcGGTAGCCGCCGGGCGGGAAGCGCATCCGCCGGGCGAGCGGGACCCTCGGGCCGCCCTCCCGCGCCCGCAGGCGGCGCCGGCCCCCGGCTCTCCTGGCTGGCGGGACGCGCTGGAGCGAGCGAAGCCCTCGGCCACGATGGACTTGGCTGA
- the IRF5 gene encoding interferon regulatory factor 5 isoform X1 produces the protein MNPPARRVRLKPWLVAQVSSQRYPGLQWLDPERRRFAIPWRHATRHPPAPQDHDTIFKAWAQETGKFTEGVDEPDPAKWKANLRCALNKSREFRLLFDGTKATPLQPYKVYELCEGPAEGTDGDDYGCSGEEDVSQLQKMTSLSIIDTQHGGDLLPPYPWPKEEPQFSSGCPLGPFVPPAPALLPGEVGSTHGTPELPPVTLTETGPSLGSLGPPPGTLGPPPAACTVEHAIPNLLISPHMLPLTDLEIKFQYRGRQVCVLTISNPHGCRLFHSSLEPTQEQVELFGPLTLEQVRFPATDAIPNEKQRFYTHQLLDVLDRGLILELQGQDIYAIRLCQCKVFWTGPCAARRAGPNPIEREKKTKLFSLEGFLNGLILFQKGQTSTPPPFEIFLCFGEEWPDQKPKEKKLITVQMATHPRREQHALQPCPRRPRPRARSSRRLPARADLKIKQIKTGGGGGGNPKRSPPHPPTPKKKTTTKLQTTKKLKKKKKKYIYLNSPSSRRRVFGRQPPGRTRGGGSGRAELCSHWVLLNLFETPPPLFSFFFSRKKQLFVCRGAGFVRVFPSVSRTVFLLRPRLLPGEAVFPPLLGGGVCSVGFVFFFLVGFFIICGVFFLIFFLPPPLGLFPCFGSRRAGSASAGRAGPSGRPPAPAGGAGPRLSWLAGRAGASEALGHDGLG, from the exons ATGAaccccccggcgcggcgggtGCGGCTGAAGCCCTGGCTGGTGGCGCAGGTGAGCAGCCAGCGGTACCCGGGGCTGCAGTGGCTGGACCCCGAGCGGCGCCGCTTCGCCATCCCCTGGCGCCACGCCACCcgccacccccccgccccccaggacCACGACACCATCTTCAAG gCGTGGGCGCAGGAGACGGGGAAGTTCACGGAGGGGGTGGACGAGCCGGACCCGGCCAAGTGGAAGGCGAACCTGCGCTGCGCCCTCAACAAGAGCCGCGAGTTCCGCCTGCTCTTCGACGGCACCAAGGCCACCCCGCTCCAGCCCTACAAGGTCTACGAGCTCTGCGAGGGCCCGGCCGAGGGCACCG ATGGGGACGACTACGGCTGCAGCGGGGAGGAGGACGTCAGCCAG CTCCAGAAGATGACATCTCTGAGCATCATTG ACACCCAGCatgggggggacctgctgccCCCCTACCCCTGGCCCAAGGAGGAGCCCCAATTCAGCAGCGGCTGCCCGCTGGGGCCCTTcgtgccccccgccccagcgctgctccccggggaggtggggagCACCCACGGGACCCCCGAGCTGCCTCCTGTCACCCTCACTGAGACGGGgccctccctgggaagcctggggccccccccgggcaccctggggccccccccggccgcctGCACTGTGGAGCACGCCATCCCCAACCTGCTCATCAGCCCCCACATGCTGCCGC TGACCGACCTGGAGATCAAGTTCCAGTACCGCGGCCGCCAGGTCTGCGTCCTCACCATCAGCAACCCCCACGGCTGCCGCCTCTTCCACAGCAGCCTGGAGCCCACGCAGGAGCAGGTGGAGCTCTTCGGGCCGCTGACGCTGGAGCAGGTCCGCTTCCCCGCCACCGACGCCATCCCCAACGAGAAGCAGCGCTTCTACACCCACCAGCTCCTGGACGTGCTGGACCGGGGGCTCATCCTGGAGCTGCAGGGCCAGGACATCTACGCCATCCGCCTCTGCCAGTGCAAGGTCTTCTGGACGGGGCCCtgcgccgcccgccgcgccggccCCAACCCCATCGAGAGGGAGAAGAAGACCAAGCTCTTCAGCCTCGAGGGCTTCCTCAacg GCCTCATCCTGTTCCAGAAGGGCCAGACCAGCACCCCCCCGCCCTTCGAGATCTTCCTCTGCTTCGGCGAGGAGTGGCCGGACCAGAAACCCAAGGAGAAAAAACTCATCACGGTGCAG ATGGCTACACACCCCCGGAGGGAACAGCATGCGCTCCAGCCGTGCCCGCGCCGGCCCCGTCCCCGCGCTCGCTCcagccgccgcctccccgcgcGGGCCGaccttaaaataaagcaaataaaaacgggagggggggggggggggaaccccaaacGCAGcccgccccacccccccacccccaaaaaaaaaaccacaaccaaactccaaacaacaaaaaagctaaaaaagaagaagaaaaaatatatatatttgaacaGTCCGTCGTCCCGCCGGCGTGTGTTTGGGAGGCAGCCGCCAGGCAGGacgcggggtggggggtcggggagggcagagctctgcagccacTGGGTTTTACTAAATCTATTTGAAACCCCCCccccattattttctttttttttttcccggaAAAAACAATTGTTTGTCTGTCGGGGGGCGGGTTTTGTCCGTGTTTTCCCCTCCGTTTCACGGACGGTTTTTCTACTTCGCCCGCGTTTGCTGCCGGGTGAAGCCGTTTTCCCTCCACTCTTGGGTGGTGGGGTTTGCTcggttgggtttgtttttttttttttagttgggttttttattatttgtggggttttttttcttatttttttccttccccccccccttggtttgtttccttgtttcGGTAGCCGCCGGGCGGGAAGCGCATCCGCCGGGCGAGCGGGACCCTCGGGCCGCCCTCCCGCGCCCGCAGGCGGCGCCGGCCCCCGGCTCTCCTGGCTGGCGGGACGCGCTGGAGCGAGCGAAGCCCTCGGCCACGATGGACTTGGCTGA
- the IRF5 gene encoding interferon regulatory factor 5 isoform X3: protein MNPPARRVRLKPWLVAQVSSQRYPGLQWLDPERRRFAIPWRHATRHPPAPQDHDTIFKAWAQETGKFTEGVDEPDPAKWKANLRCALNKSREFRLLFDGTKATPLQPYKVYELCEGPAEGTDGDDYGCSGEEDVSQLQKMTSLSIIDTQHGGDLLPPYPWPKEEPQFSSGCPLGPFVPPAPALLPGEVGSTHGTPELPPVTLTETGPSLGSLGPPPGTLGPPPAACTVEHAIPNLLISPHMLPLTDLEIKFQYRGRQVCVLTISNPHGCRLFHSSLEPTQEQVELFGPLTLEQVRFPATDAIPNEKQRFYTHQLLDVLDRGLILELQGQDIYAIRLCQCKVFWTGPCAARRAGPNPIEREKKTKLFSLEGFLNGLILFQKGQTSTPPPFEIFLCFGEEWPDQKPKEKKLITVQVVPVAARLLLEMFSGELSWSADSIPLQISHPDLKDKMVEQFKELHQLWQNQQRLPPVQPEPGAAAGAWALPPGPLPQ from the exons ATGAaccccccggcgcggcgggtGCGGCTGAAGCCCTGGCTGGTGGCGCAGGTGAGCAGCCAGCGGTACCCGGGGCTGCAGTGGCTGGACCCCGAGCGGCGCCGCTTCGCCATCCCCTGGCGCCACGCCACCcgccacccccccgccccccaggacCACGACACCATCTTCAAG gCGTGGGCGCAGGAGACGGGGAAGTTCACGGAGGGGGTGGACGAGCCGGACCCGGCCAAGTGGAAGGCGAACCTGCGCTGCGCCCTCAACAAGAGCCGCGAGTTCCGCCTGCTCTTCGACGGCACCAAGGCCACCCCGCTCCAGCCCTACAAGGTCTACGAGCTCTGCGAGGGCCCGGCCGAGGGCACCG ATGGGGACGACTACGGCTGCAGCGGGGAGGAGGACGTCAGCCAG CTCCAGAAGATGACATCTCTGAGCATCATTG ACACCCAGCatgggggggacctgctgccCCCCTACCCCTGGCCCAAGGAGGAGCCCCAATTCAGCAGCGGCTGCCCGCTGGGGCCCTTcgtgccccccgccccagcgctgctccccggggaggtggggagCACCCACGGGACCCCCGAGCTGCCTCCTGTCACCCTCACTGAGACGGGgccctccctgggaagcctggggccccccccgggcaccctggggccccccccggccgcctGCACTGTGGAGCACGCCATCCCCAACCTGCTCATCAGCCCCCACATGCTGCCGC TGACCGACCTGGAGATCAAGTTCCAGTACCGCGGCCGCCAGGTCTGCGTCCTCACCATCAGCAACCCCCACGGCTGCCGCCTCTTCCACAGCAGCCTGGAGCCCACGCAGGAGCAGGTGGAGCTCTTCGGGCCGCTGACGCTGGAGCAGGTCCGCTTCCCCGCCACCGACGCCATCCCCAACGAGAAGCAGCGCTTCTACACCCACCAGCTCCTGGACGTGCTGGACCGGGGGCTCATCCTGGAGCTGCAGGGCCAGGACATCTACGCCATCCGCCTCTGCCAGTGCAAGGTCTTCTGGACGGGGCCCtgcgccgcccgccgcgccggccCCAACCCCATCGAGAGGGAGAAGAAGACCAAGCTCTTCAGCCTCGAGGGCTTCCTCAacg GCCTCATCCTGTTCCAGAAGGGCCAGACCAGCACCCCCCCGCCCTTCGAGATCTTCCTCTGCTTCGGCGAGGAGTGGCCGGACCAGAAACCCAAGGAGAAAAAACTCATCACGGTGCAG GTGGTGCCGGTGGCGGCgcggctgctgctggagatgtTCTCGGGCGAGCTGTCCTGGTCGGCCGACAGCATCCCCCTGCAGATCTCCCACCCCGACCTCAAGGACAAGATGGTGGAACAGTTCAAGGAGCTTCACCAGCTTTGGCAGAACCAGCAGCGGCTGCCGCCGGTGCAGCCGgagcccggggccgccgccggagCCTGGGCGCTGCCGCCCggccccctgccccagtga